A single genomic interval of Juglans regia cultivar Chandler chromosome 1, Walnut 2.0, whole genome shotgun sequence harbors:
- the LOC109001399 gene encoding endoglucanase 9-like gives MAMVRGASFCLLFFSSFLVLESVQGNPNYKDALAKSILFFQGQRSGRLPKTQQITWRSNSGLSDGQLAHVDLTGGYYDAGDNVKFNFPMAFTTTMLSWSALEYGKRMGPELQNARASIRWATDYLLKCSMATPGRLYVGVGDPNVDHKCWERPEDMDTSRSVYWVSPSNPGSDVAAETAAALAAASMVFRKVDPKYSRLLLKTAKNVFQFAMQYRGAYSDSLGSAVCPFYCSYSGYKDELLWGAAWLLRATNDVSYSNILKSLGDDDGTDMFSWDNKLAGARVLLSRQALLSNDKNFDPFKQQAEDFMCRILPNSPFSSTQYTQGGLIYKLPGSNLQYVTSITFLLTTYSKYMSATKHTFNCGSLLVTPSSLKNLAKKQVDYILGENPLKLSYMVGYGAYFPKRIHHRGSSLPSLASHPQSLGCDGGFQPYLYSSNPNPNILTGAIVGGPNQNDGYPDERTDYSHSEPATYINAAIVGPLAFFAGSNTR, from the exons ATGGCAATGGTAAGGGGAGCTTCTTTCTGCCtcttgtttttctcttctttcttggtTTTGGAGAGCGTCCAAGGCAACCCCAACTACAAAGATGCCTTAGCAAAGTCCATATTGTTCTTCCAAGGCCAGAGGTCTGGGAGGCTTCCCAAAACCCAGCAAATTACTTGGAGGTCCAACTCTGGTTTATCTGATGGACAGCTTGCCCAT GTGGATTTAACGGGAGGTTACTATGATGCCGGAGACAACGTTAAGTTCAATTTTCCAATGGCTTTCACGACCACCATGCTTTCATGGAGCGCACTCGAATATGGAAAGCGAATGGGCCCAGAATTACAAAACGCAAGGGCCTCAATCCGATGGGCGACAGACTACCTCCTAAAGTGCTCCATGGCCACACCCGGAAGGCTCTACGTCGGGGTTGGTGACCCGAATGTGGACCACAAGTGTTGGGAAAGGCCTGAGGACATGGACACGTCCCGCTCTGTGTATTGGGTCTCTCCTTCCAACCCTGGCTCCGATGTTGCCGCTGAGACTGCCGCTGCTTTAGCTGCTGCTTCCATGGTTTTTAGAAAGGTTGATCCGAAGTACTCAAGGTTACTTTTGAAAACTGCCAAAAATGTCTTTCAATTTGCAATGCAATATCGTGGTGCTTATAGCGATTCGCTTGGCTCTGCTGTCTGCCCATTTTATTGCTCATATTCTGGATATAAG GACGAACTGCTGTGGGGAGCTGCTTGGCTTCTAAGGGCTACCAACGATGTTTCTTACTCCAATATCTTGAAATCACTAGGAGATGATGATGGAACCGATATGTTCAGCTGGGACAACAAATTGGCCGGTGCTCGTGTTCTTCTATCACGG CAAGCCTTGCTTAGCAATGATAAGAACTTCGATCCATTCAAGCAACAAGCTGAAGATTTCATGTGCCGCATTTTGCCCAACTCTCCCTTCTCAAGTACACAATATACACAAG GTGGGCTTATTTACAAGCTACCAGGAAGCAACCTTCAGTACGTTACATCCATTACATTCTTGCTCACGACTTATTCCAAGTACATGTCCGCCACGAAACACACATTTAACTGTGGCAGCCTTTTGGTCACTCCGAGTTCCCTAAAAAATCTTGCAAAGAAACAG GTTGACTATATATTAGGAGAAAACCCATTAAAACTATCGTACATGGTTGGATATGGGGCATATTTTCCAAAGAGAATTCACCACAGAGGATCCTCATTGCCCTCATTGGCAAGCCATCCACAAAGCTTAGGTTGTGACGGCGGTTTTCAACCATACCTCTATTCATCAAACCCCAATCCTAACATCTTGACTGGAGCCATCGTTGGTGGTCCGAACCAAAACGATGGCTACCCTGATGAAAGAACTGACTACAGTCACTCGGAACCTGCTACGTATATCAATGCTGCTATTGTTGGACCTCTAGCATTTTTTGCTGGGAGCAATACCCGTTGA
- the LOC118344193 gene encoding 14.7 kDa ribonuclease H-like protein — translation MDQIMKVRSLSVQDMDILNRLDIPVLLPKPKRVRVVKWHRPRQGWVKLNTDGSSFGNPGTSGAGGVIRDEDGRLLVAYSIPLGLGTNNFAELKSLLEGVRRCHALGFYRVQIETDSQLVVNWIDKNKCPIWYLEDFWEELQEHLNSLEYTVNHIFREGNAVADFLAKCGAEGLNSDWDDIHMLPSLVRGLLRMDKLGAPLLASLDVGYVSYLRPCNLYGYIDFDAWVFI, via the exons ATGGACCAGATCATGAAAGTGCGTTCCCTCTCCGTCCAGGACATGGATATTTTGAATAGACTAGATATCCCCGTTTTACTCCCTAAGCCCAAGAGGGTCCGGGTGGTAAAATGGCACCGGCCCCGTCAAGGCTGGGTAAAACTCAATACCGATGGTAGTAGTTTCGGGAACCCTGGCACCTCGGGCGCTGGGGGTGTTATTCGGGATGAGGATGGAAGATTACTTGTGGCTTATTCTATTCCCTTGGGTTTGGGTACCAATAACTTTGCTGAACTCAAAAGCTTATTGGAAGGTGTTCGCAGATGCCACGCGCTTGGATTTTATCGGGTTCAAATAGAGACCGACTCTCAACTGGTGGTTAATTGGATTGATAAGAATAAGTGccccatttggtatttagaagatttctGGGAGGAGCTACAAGAACATCTGAATAGCCTGGAGTACACAGTGAATCACatctttcgtgaaggtaatgccGTGGCTGACTTTCTAGCTAAGTGTGGGGCGGAAGGGTTGAACTCTGATTGGGATGACATTCACATGCTGCCTAGCCTAGTGAGGGGTCTTCTCCGCATGGACAAGCTAG gtgcCCCTCTTTTGGCTAGCTTGGATGTAGGTTATGTATCTTATTTAAGGCCGTGTA